From one Myxococcus xanthus genomic stretch:
- a CDS encoding YaiI/YqxD family protein yields MKIWVDADACPGPVRDIILRAGQRVKVHTVFVANHALSLPRLAYVSSVQVGAGLDVADRHIAQQAQPGDLAVTQDIPLAALLVPKGVVVLDPRGEVFTEENVAERLSVRNFMQELRESGVTTGGPDGYSAQDRQQFAGALDRELTRLVKTEPK; encoded by the coding sequence ATGAAAATCTGGGTCGATGCCGATGCCTGCCCGGGCCCCGTCCGGGACATCATCCTGCGTGCTGGCCAGCGCGTGAAGGTCCACACTGTCTTCGTGGCCAACCACGCGCTCTCCCTGCCCCGGTTGGCCTATGTCTCCAGCGTGCAGGTGGGCGCGGGCCTCGACGTCGCCGACCGGCACATCGCCCAGCAGGCACAGCCGGGAGACCTGGCCGTCACCCAGGACATTCCGCTCGCCGCGCTGCTGGTGCCCAAGGGCGTCGTGGTGCTGGACCCGCGCGGAGAGGTCTTCACCGAGGAGAACGTCGCCGAGCGGCTCTCCGTCCGGAACTTCATGCAGGAGCTTCGGGAGAGCGGCGTGACGACCGGAGGCCCGGACGGATACTCGGCTCAGGACCGGCAGCAGTTCGCAGGCGCCCTGGACCGGGAGCTGACCCGGCTGGTGAAAACGGAGCCCAAGTAA
- a CDS encoding lipase family alpha/beta hydrolase, which yields MRNAVRTLVLAVAALGLWSQPALANTQTQTRYPIVLAHGMAGFDSLFGVYDYFYGIGSDLRSGGATVYVTSVPQFNTTEQRGEALLAQVKDIVARSGKGKVNLIGHSHGGLDVRYVAAVRPDLVASVTTVGSPHKGADLADYLRANLRGGSFTESVLAYFANNLGTVLGLLSGKTNPQDAIGALAALSKSGTAAFNQKYPAGIPSSSCGQGAATGTQGQRYYSWSGTDPFTNMLDVSDYPMKLSSFFYSEANDGLVGKCSSHFGTVLRDNYDMNHLDEVNQVLGLTAFFTNPKTVFRNHANRLKGLGL from the coding sequence ATGCGAAACGCTGTCCGGACACTGGTTCTGGCTGTCGCGGCACTTGGCTTGTGGTCGCAACCCGCGCTCGCGAATACCCAAACGCAGACCCGCTATCCCATCGTGCTGGCGCACGGCATGGCGGGCTTCGACTCGCTGTTTGGCGTCTACGACTACTTCTACGGCATCGGCTCCGACCTGCGCTCGGGCGGGGCGACGGTGTACGTGACGAGCGTTCCGCAGTTCAACACCACGGAGCAGCGTGGCGAGGCGCTGCTGGCGCAGGTGAAGGACATCGTCGCGCGCTCGGGCAAGGGCAAGGTGAACCTCATTGGCCACAGCCACGGCGGCCTGGACGTGCGCTATGTGGCGGCGGTGCGCCCGGACCTGGTGGCGTCCGTGACGACGGTGGGCTCTCCGCACAAGGGCGCGGACCTGGCGGACTACCTGCGCGCCAACCTCCGGGGCGGCTCCTTCACGGAGAGCGTGCTGGCCTACTTCGCCAACAACCTGGGCACCGTCCTGGGGCTGCTGTCGGGGAAGACGAACCCGCAGGACGCCATTGGCGCGCTGGCGGCGCTCAGCAAGTCTGGCACGGCGGCGTTCAACCAGAAGTACCCGGCGGGCATCCCCTCCAGCAGTTGTGGCCAGGGCGCCGCGACGGGCACGCAGGGCCAGCGCTACTACTCCTGGTCCGGCACGGACCCCTTCACCAACATGCTCGACGTGTCCGACTACCCGATGAAGCTGAGCTCGTTCTTCTACAGCGAGGCGAACGACGGCCTGGTCGGCAAGTGCAGCTCGCACTTCGGCACGGTGTTGCGTGACAACTACGACATGAACCACCTGGACGAGGTGAACCAGGTGCTGGGCCTCACCGCCTTCTTCACCAACCCGAAGACGGTGTTCCGCAACCATGCCAACCGCCTGAAGGGGCTCGGCCTCTAG
- a CDS encoding GFA family protein yields MTKNTGGCFCGAVRYEVSAPLTAVTYCHCSKCRKWHGHVGAYAAVDRDGFRLTAEHGLKWHTVSPTVRRGFCVECGSSVLFDEAPSAKMSICAGTLESPTGIREKAHIYLGSKGDYYDITPGLVEYDTFPGK; encoded by the coding sequence ATGACCAAGAACACGGGTGGCTGCTTTTGCGGAGCGGTGCGGTATGAGGTGAGCGCGCCGCTGACGGCGGTGACGTACTGCCATTGTTCGAAGTGCCGCAAATGGCATGGGCACGTCGGGGCCTACGCGGCTGTGGACCGGGATGGCTTCCGGCTCACGGCGGAGCACGGCCTCAAATGGCACACCGTTTCGCCCACGGTGCGGCGCGGCTTCTGCGTCGAGTGCGGTTCCAGTGTGCTGTTCGATGAAGCGCCTTCCGCGAAGATGTCGATTTGCGCCGGGACGTTGGAGTCGCCCACCGGCATCCGCGAGAAGGCGCACATCTACCTGGGCAGCAAGGGGGACTACTACGACATCACTCCGGGCCTCGTGGAGTACGACACCTTCCCTGGGAAGTGA
- a CDS encoding RluA family pseudouridine synthase, with amino-acid sequence MAQQKVQVPREAAGERLDRFLSKQVPGINLERARALIDSGAVRIRGKRCQPTRKLWGGEEIELERPEPRAASVAASEGPVLPVLHDDSALVIVNKPPGIVVEPEGRAASVVGLLAAQRPPFDVEGLAQPGVVHRLDRETSGCLAFARTDTAAAALLRSFQEKRVDKRYWTLVLGQPPAQGRLEGPYARDPADPRRFTTRVPSARRAALSFEVRERFADAALLEVDLDTGRTHQVRVQLSEAGFPVLADSLYGPPEARAHAAARALGRQALHAFTLELPSPATGQPVRVEAPLPEDFQRALTVLRGG; translated from the coding sequence ATGGCACAGCAGAAGGTCCAGGTTCCTCGTGAGGCCGCCGGTGAGCGGCTCGACCGCTTCCTGTCGAAGCAGGTCCCAGGCATCAACCTGGAGCGGGCCCGTGCCCTGATTGATTCGGGAGCGGTTCGCATCCGGGGCAAGAGGTGCCAGCCCACGCGGAAGCTGTGGGGCGGCGAGGAGATTGAGCTCGAAAGGCCCGAGCCTCGCGCTGCGTCGGTGGCCGCTTCTGAAGGGCCGGTGCTGCCTGTGCTTCATGACGATTCGGCCCTGGTCATCGTGAACAAGCCTCCGGGCATCGTGGTGGAGCCGGAAGGGCGCGCGGCCTCCGTGGTGGGGTTGCTCGCCGCGCAGCGGCCGCCCTTCGATGTGGAGGGCCTGGCCCAGCCAGGGGTGGTGCACCGCCTGGACCGGGAGACGAGTGGCTGCCTGGCCTTCGCACGCACGGATACGGCCGCCGCCGCGCTTCTGCGCTCCTTCCAGGAGAAGCGTGTGGACAAGCGCTACTGGACGCTGGTGTTGGGACAGCCGCCCGCCCAGGGCCGTTTGGAGGGGCCCTATGCTCGAGACCCGGCGGACCCTCGGCGCTTCACCACCCGCGTGCCCTCCGCGCGTCGCGCGGCGCTCTCCTTCGAGGTTCGCGAGCGCTTCGCGGATGCCGCGTTGCTGGAGGTCGACCTGGACACGGGCCGCACGCACCAGGTTCGCGTGCAGCTCTCCGAGGCGGGGTTCCCCGTGCTGGCGGATTCACTCTACGGTCCGCCGGAGGCACGCGCGCATGCCGCGGCGCGGGCGTTGGGCCGGCAGGCGCTGCATGCCTTCACCTTGGAGCTTCCGAGCCCTGCTACGGGGCAGCCCGTCCGCGTCGAGGCGCCATTGCCCGAGGACTTCCAGCGCGCGCTCACGGTGCTGCGTGGTGGGTGA
- a CDS encoding YgiQ family radical SAM protein — translation MAHSTRYAHPFLPTTRADMQARGWEQCDIIIVTGDAYVDHPAFGPVLIARFLEGRGFKVGLLPQPDWHSAEPFKALGPPRLFFGVAAGNLDSMLNRLTAQKKNRSEDQYSPGGQTNCRPDRATIVYAQRCREAYPDVPIILGGIEASLRRIAHFDYWSEKVRRSILFDAKADLLVFGMGERPIMEVADRMRQGERIQDIRDVRGTAYTINDEEMRALEADPARRAADRKTVVLPSYEQVIEDKHAFAVMSRDFQMETNPGNARPLAQRHGNRAIYMNSPALPLEDGVGTAGAEGKSVAMDELYDLPFNRVPHPMYRERIPAYETVKHSIVLMRGCFGGCTFCSITEHEGRVIQSRSAESVLREVRALRRMGDFRGTITDLGGPTANMYKLKCKSEDIEKRCRKLSCVHPGVCENLQTDHGPLISLMQDVRKEDGVKHVFIASGVRYDLAERSPEYVKELAAHHVGGQLSVAPEHVSPRVLEKMKKPGIESFERFQQMFACASEEAGKEQYDIPYFISGHPGSTLEDMVELALWLKQNGKRPRQVQDFIPTPMAMATAMYFTGLDPLKMEPVYTAQGLREKRLQKALLLYWNPEQWPLAREALKLAGREDLIGRGPHALVPPESPGEAARRQRTERDTGAGASAPRHEAAPRLGPHGTARPRARRPGGPRAR, via the coding sequence ATGGCCCATTCGACGCGCTACGCCCATCCCTTCCTGCCCACCACCCGCGCCGACATGCAGGCGCGCGGCTGGGAGCAGTGCGACATCATCATCGTGACGGGGGACGCGTACGTGGACCACCCGGCCTTCGGGCCGGTGCTCATCGCGCGCTTCCTGGAGGGGCGCGGCTTCAAGGTGGGCCTCCTCCCCCAGCCGGACTGGCACTCGGCCGAGCCCTTCAAGGCGCTGGGGCCGCCGCGCCTGTTCTTCGGCGTGGCCGCGGGCAACCTGGACTCGATGCTCAACCGGCTGACGGCCCAGAAGAAGAACCGCTCGGAAGACCAGTACAGCCCCGGCGGGCAGACGAACTGCCGGCCGGACCGGGCCACCATCGTCTACGCGCAGCGCTGCCGTGAGGCCTACCCCGACGTCCCCATCATCCTGGGTGGCATCGAGGCCAGCCTCCGCCGCATCGCCCACTTCGACTACTGGAGCGAGAAGGTGCGCCGCTCCATCCTCTTCGACGCCAAGGCGGACCTGCTCGTCTTCGGCATGGGCGAGCGCCCCATCATGGAAGTGGCGGACCGCATGCGCCAGGGTGAGCGCATCCAGGACATCCGCGACGTGCGCGGCACCGCGTACACCATCAACGACGAGGAGATGCGCGCCCTGGAGGCGGACCCGGCCAGACGCGCCGCGGACCGCAAGACGGTGGTGCTGCCGTCCTACGAGCAGGTCATCGAGGACAAGCACGCCTTCGCGGTGATGAGCCGCGACTTCCAGATGGAGACCAACCCGGGCAACGCGCGTCCGCTGGCGCAGCGCCACGGCAACCGCGCCATCTACATGAACTCGCCCGCGCTCCCGCTGGAGGACGGCGTGGGCACCGCGGGCGCCGAAGGCAAGTCCGTGGCCATGGACGAGCTTTATGACCTGCCCTTCAACCGCGTGCCGCACCCGATGTACCGGGAGCGCATCCCCGCCTACGAGACGGTGAAGCACTCCATCGTCCTCATGCGCGGGTGCTTCGGCGGCTGCACCTTCTGCTCCATCACCGAGCACGAGGGCCGCGTCATCCAGAGCCGCTCCGCGGAGAGCGTGCTGCGCGAGGTCCGCGCCCTGCGCCGCATGGGCGACTTCCGGGGCACCATCACCGACCTGGGTGGCCCCACCGCCAACATGTACAAGCTCAAGTGCAAGAGCGAGGACATCGAGAAGCGGTGCCGCAAGCTGTCCTGCGTCCACCCGGGCGTGTGTGAGAACCTCCAGACGGACCACGGCCCCCTCATCAGCCTCATGCAGGACGTGCGCAAGGAGGACGGCGTCAAGCACGTCTTCATCGCCAGCGGCGTGCGGTACGACCTGGCGGAGCGCTCGCCGGAGTACGTGAAGGAGCTGGCCGCGCACCACGTGGGTGGGCAGTTGTCCGTGGCGCCGGAGCACGTCTCCCCGCGCGTGCTGGAGAAGATGAAGAAGCCCGGCATCGAGAGCTTCGAGCGCTTCCAGCAGATGTTCGCGTGCGCCAGCGAAGAGGCCGGCAAGGAGCAGTACGACATCCCCTACTTCATCAGCGGCCACCCGGGCTCCACGCTGGAGGACATGGTGGAGCTGGCGCTGTGGCTGAAGCAGAACGGCAAGCGGCCCCGGCAGGTGCAGGACTTCATCCCCACCCCCATGGCCATGGCCACCGCCATGTACTTCACGGGCCTGGACCCGCTGAAGATGGAGCCCGTCTACACGGCCCAGGGCCTGCGCGAGAAGCGGCTCCAGAAGGCGCTGCTGCTCTACTGGAACCCGGAGCAGTGGCCACTGGCGCGCGAGGCGCTGAAGCTGGCCGGCCGCGAGGACCTCATCGGTCGCGGGCCCCACGCGCTCGTCCCGCCGGAGTCCCCCGGGGAGGCCGCGCGCCGGCAGCGTACCGAGCGCGACACCGGCGCTGGTGCTTCCGCGCCGCGTCACGAGGCCGCGCCCCGGCTCGGACCGCATGGAACCGCACGTCCCCGGGCGCGCCGTCCCGGTGGGCCTCGCGCCCGCTGA
- a CDS encoding ChaN family lipoprotein, with product MRTLLIASVLLVATACSRASTTRPDSAVEQPGVQAPLPNEWSSPLHREHPLTGRIWDVKAARFVDADTMRRSLAQARFVVLGERHDQPDHHQLQAWLVQALTEGGRKPALAFEMLDVGQQAAVDASLAQAPRDAEALALAVNWAGSGWPDWALYRPVFAAGLEAGLPIVAANLPRSQVRDLVMRGPEALAPELRQRLSLDTPLPEPVEQAMRLEQDEVHCGHLPKEMLGPMVQAQRARDAHLADRLSNADTGQGGVLITGNGHARTDRGVPAQLAARVPGKDVRSVGLLEVAPALRAPADYAASFGTQSLPFDYVWFTPAMPMEDPCAALLKRPKK from the coding sequence ATGCGCACGCTCCTCATCGCCTCCGTCCTGCTGGTCGCCACCGCCTGCTCGCGCGCCAGCACCACGCGTCCTGATTCCGCCGTGGAGCAGCCTGGCGTCCAGGCGCCGCTTCCCAACGAGTGGTCCTCTCCTCTGCACCGAGAGCATCCGCTCACGGGCCGCATCTGGGACGTGAAGGCGGCCCGCTTCGTGGACGCGGACACCATGCGCCGCTCGCTCGCCCAGGCCCGCTTCGTGGTGCTGGGAGAGCGGCATGACCAGCCCGACCACCACCAGCTCCAGGCGTGGCTCGTCCAGGCCCTGACCGAGGGAGGCCGGAAGCCCGCGCTCGCCTTCGAGATGCTCGACGTGGGGCAACAGGCGGCGGTGGACGCGTCACTGGCCCAGGCCCCGCGGGACGCGGAGGCGCTCGCGCTCGCGGTCAACTGGGCGGGCAGTGGCTGGCCAGACTGGGCCCTGTATCGGCCAGTGTTCGCGGCCGGGCTCGAGGCGGGGCTTCCCATCGTCGCCGCCAACCTGCCGCGCTCGCAGGTGCGCGACCTGGTGATGCGAGGTCCGGAGGCCCTTGCTCCCGAGCTGCGCCAGCGACTGTCCTTGGACACGCCGCTGCCTGAGCCGGTGGAGCAGGCGATGCGCCTGGAGCAGGACGAGGTGCACTGCGGTCATCTACCCAAGGAGATGCTCGGCCCCATGGTGCAGGCCCAGCGTGCACGGGACGCGCACCTGGCGGACCGGCTGTCGAACGCGGACACCGGCCAGGGTGGCGTGCTCATCACCGGCAACGGCCATGCACGGACGGACCGGGGCGTTCCCGCGCAGCTCGCGGCGCGTGTGCCCGGCAAGGACGTGCGCTCCGTGGGGCTGCTGGAAGTCGCCCCGGCGCTGCGCGCGCCTGCGGACTACGCGGCCTCTTTCGGCACGCAATCCCTTCCCTTCGACTACGTCTGGTTCACGCCGGCGATGCCCATGGAGGACCCGTGCGCGGCGCTCCTCAAGCGCCCCAAGAAGTAG
- a CDS encoding DNA glycosylase AlkZ-like family protein, translating to MARKVAASADSALSITLARARAHWLRTQGLAEPLKGSLEEVVATTGWVRTLGGVDVYLAVRARVPGLRRADLDAAAEASQLQVIPAVRGCIYLVPRAHVPLVMRVAEEAYRKRADREHEKVGLGAKELADVAEAALVALRKGPLSTDALRKAMPAGVVRSLGEVGKKVGLSSTLPPALRHLEFEGKVERRTEGGRLDTERYLWRLTARNPFTGAKVPAAAEERNARLAALFFRQFGPATVEDFAAWSAFSQRDAKAAVARAGLVPVAVEGYSEAAYVPEDVLADLREKVPAATSVSLLPAHDLYVSSHGGPAWVTDPKHHGIEVPTWGSAKGGTLGEAAHIFVRPVLDAERLVGLWEFDPKADDVVFHTFEPLAPKRRKAVQALAEDTATFLREDFSLARSFSLDNEDSVQKRADFVKSLGE from the coding sequence ATGGCTCGCAAGGTCGCCGCATCCGCTGATTCCGCGCTGAGCATCACCCTGGCCCGCGCCCGTGCGCACTGGCTGCGGACGCAGGGGCTCGCGGAGCCGCTGAAGGGGAGCCTGGAAGAGGTGGTCGCCACGACGGGCTGGGTGCGGACGCTGGGTGGCGTGGACGTGTACCTGGCGGTGCGGGCCCGAGTGCCGGGGCTGCGGCGGGCGGACCTGGACGCGGCGGCGGAGGCGTCCCAGCTCCAGGTGATTCCCGCGGTGCGTGGCTGCATCTACCTGGTGCCTCGCGCCCACGTGCCCCTGGTGATGCGCGTTGCCGAGGAGGCGTACCGCAAGCGGGCCGACCGCGAGCACGAGAAGGTGGGCCTGGGCGCGAAGGAACTGGCGGACGTGGCCGAGGCCGCGCTGGTGGCGCTGCGCAAGGGGCCGCTGTCCACGGACGCGCTGCGCAAGGCGATGCCCGCGGGCGTGGTGCGCAGCCTGGGCGAGGTGGGCAAGAAGGTGGGCCTGTCCTCGACGCTGCCGCCCGCGCTGCGCCACCTGGAGTTCGAGGGCAAGGTGGAACGCCGCACCGAGGGCGGGCGGCTGGATACGGAGCGCTACCTGTGGCGGCTGACGGCTCGCAACCCCTTCACCGGGGCCAAGGTGCCCGCCGCGGCGGAGGAGCGCAACGCGCGGCTGGCGGCCCTCTTCTTCCGGCAGTTCGGTCCGGCGACGGTGGAGGACTTCGCGGCGTGGTCGGCCTTCTCACAGCGGGACGCGAAGGCGGCCGTGGCGCGGGCGGGGCTGGTGCCGGTGGCCGTGGAAGGGTACTCGGAGGCGGCCTATGTGCCCGAGGACGTCCTGGCTGATTTGCGAGAGAAGGTCCCTGCGGCCACGTCCGTGTCCCTGCTGCCCGCGCATGACCTGTATGTCTCGTCGCATGGCGGGCCCGCCTGGGTGACGGACCCCAAGCACCATGGCATCGAGGTTCCGACGTGGGGCTCCGCCAAGGGCGGCACCCTGGGCGAGGCCGCCCACATCTTCGTCCGCCCCGTGCTGGATGCGGAGCGGCTGGTGGGGCTGTGGGAGTTCGACCCGAAGGCGGACGACGTGGTGTTCCACACCTTCGAGCCGCTGGCGCCCAAGCGGCGCAAGGCCGTGCAGGCCCTGGCCGAGGACACGGCCACGTTCCTTCGAGAGGACTTCAGCCTCGCGCGCAGCTTCAGCCTGGACAACGAGGACTCCGTGCAGAAGCGCGCGGACTTCGTGAAGTCGCTGGGGGAGTAG
- a CDS encoding DoxX family protein — protein MLWLGRIFTGLVVATLAFSASMKLGQSPEAIQGIEKSGYPGSVLLAIGITELICMVLYAVPRTAVLGAILVTGYLGGATSTHVRLSEPFIAPILVGVFAWAGLFLRDARLRALLPLRRAP, from the coding sequence ATGCTCTGGCTGGGACGCATCTTCACCGGGCTCGTCGTCGCCACACTGGCCTTCAGCGCGTCGATGAAGCTGGGTCAGTCACCCGAAGCCATTCAGGGAATCGAGAAGTCTGGCTACCCTGGCTCGGTGTTGCTGGCCATTGGAATCACCGAGCTCATCTGCATGGTGCTCTACGCGGTGCCGCGGACAGCCGTCTTGGGCGCCATCCTCGTTACGGGCTACCTCGGCGGCGCCACCTCGACGCACGTGCGTCTGTCCGAGCCGTTCATCGCCCCCATCCTCGTGGGCGTTTTCGCCTGGGCGGGTCTTTTTCTGCGGGACGCACGTCTCCGGGCCTTGCTGCCCCTGCGCCGCGCGCCCTGA
- a CDS encoding VOC family protein, with product MNNKNPSSSAATLPEGPRLSLALVTKDAPAALDFYTRAFGAREKYRLTEPSGRVGHAEMDLGGVTLMLADEYPEYDILSPQSRGGTTCSLNLRVDDVDAAAQRAIDAGATLERPIQDEFYGERSAHLRDPFGHRWALNARIENVSPEEMQRRFTRMLQG from the coding sequence ATGAACAACAAGAACCCGTCCTCCTCCGCCGCGACGCTCCCCGAGGGCCCCCGCCTCTCCCTGGCCCTGGTGACGAAGGACGCGCCCGCCGCGCTCGACTTCTACACACGCGCCTTCGGCGCCCGGGAGAAGTACCGGCTCACCGAGCCGAGCGGGCGCGTGGGCCACGCGGAGATGGACCTGGGCGGTGTGACGCTGATGCTCGCGGACGAATACCCGGAGTACGACATCCTGAGCCCCCAGAGCCGCGGGGGCACGACGTGCTCGCTGAACCTCCGGGTGGATGACGTGGACGCCGCCGCCCAGCGTGCCATCGACGCGGGCGCCACCCTGGAGCGCCCCATCCAGGACGAGTTCTACGGCGAACGCTCGGCGCACCTGAGAGATCCGTTCGGCCATCGCTGGGCCCTCAACGCCCGCATCGAGAACGTGTCCCCCGAGGAGATGCAGCGCCGCTTCACGCGGATGCTCCAGGGCTGA
- a CDS encoding serine hydrolase domain-containing protein — MRSVPKPPPGELLQDATRAYVRGYRTASLCAGITQGGVHHVEALRSKGAPPAESALFALGELTPVFTGALLALLVDQGKARLDMPLSEVIPRSLLADATAGRITLEQLATHTSGMPHLPPNLEQDTQTMEDPFGHYDARHFGEFLQTYQPEWPPPRRYAPSILGMGVLGHALSRRAGLNYGHALRDLLFKPLGMADTTLRVSEEQEPRLTPGHTARGKPIPQWTFPALPGAGAAYSTAPDLLRFLDANLGRGDAGIVRALQLTHVPRAEANPGKMGLGWSVTQVRGQPVVWRSSVIRGYTSFMGFAAGADAGVVLLANHGWSFFSALRGRIPLQAPGLELLSRLLPTEA; from the coding sequence ATGCGTTCCGTGCCGAAGCCGCCCCCCGGTGAATTGCTCCAGGATGCCACCCGCGCCTACGTGCGCGGATATCGCACGGCGTCCCTCTGCGCCGGCATCACCCAGGGAGGCGTGCATCACGTCGAAGCGCTGCGGAGCAAAGGCGCGCCGCCCGCTGAAAGCGCCCTCTTCGCGCTGGGCGAGCTGACCCCGGTCTTCACGGGGGCCCTCCTCGCGTTGCTCGTGGACCAGGGCAAGGCACGGCTCGACATGCCCCTGTCCGAGGTGATTCCCCGGTCGCTGCTCGCGGATGCCACGGCGGGCCGCATCACCCTGGAGCAACTGGCGACACACACCTCGGGAATGCCCCACCTGCCTCCCAACCTGGAGCAGGACACCCAGACGATGGAGGACCCTTTCGGCCATTACGACGCGAGACACTTCGGAGAATTCCTCCAGACCTATCAGCCGGAATGGCCGCCGCCGCGCCGCTATGCGCCCTCCATCCTGGGCATGGGCGTGCTGGGCCACGCCCTCTCCCGGCGCGCGGGGCTCAACTACGGACACGCGTTGAGGGACCTGCTCTTCAAGCCCCTGGGCATGGCCGACACCACGCTGCGCGTGTCCGAGGAACAGGAGCCGCGCCTGACGCCCGGCCACACGGCGCGAGGCAAACCCATCCCCCAATGGACGTTCCCCGCCCTGCCGGGAGCTGGCGCCGCCTACTCCACCGCTCCCGACCTGCTCCGCTTCCTCGATGCGAACCTCGGACGGGGCGACGCGGGCATCGTGCGTGCCCTGCAACTGACCCATGTGCCGCGCGCGGAGGCGAACCCCGGGAAGATGGGGCTCGGGTGGAGCGTGACGCAGGTGCGCGGTCAGCCAGTGGTGTGGCGCTCCTCCGTCATCCGGGGCTACACCAGCTTCATGGGCTTCGCCGCCGGAGCGGACGCGGGCGTGGTGCTGCTGGCGAACCATGGCTGGTCCTTCTTCTCCGCGCTCCGTGGGCGCATCCCCCTGCAAGCCCCAGGGCTCGAGCTGCTTTCCCGCCTCCTCCCGACGGAGGCATAG
- a CDS encoding lipase secretion chaperone — MKNRAVIPVAALCALLGAGVFSWWKARATPTPPGPAVAAVSPPMPSAPRVGTPAPQRAVPTASPTDTTSAAPTLPPMPGSLQDTEEDGLAQVDASGHLVVSADLRRLFDYYLSAMGEEGLPVIRERILASLRAKNLPAAAMEEAVRVLDDYLAYRDAARTFAANQRGAELDVGARLQSLRELRREHLGPWAEGLFGDEERVDAVSVERMKLQQDTTLSPEARERRIAALDEQLPAEYRASRDEALRPLRQQAVERELVESGASAEDLRQHRLATVGAEATERLEAMDREEAEWKRRLAEFRSRREALGQSEPNPAARQAAVQRLLFDSFTPEERLRVEALDAIDAAAGAP; from the coding sequence ATGAAGAACCGCGCCGTCATTCCCGTAGCCGCGCTGTGCGCCCTGCTGGGTGCGGGCGTGTTCTCATGGTGGAAGGCCCGGGCGACGCCCACGCCGCCCGGGCCCGCTGTCGCCGCTGTGTCACCGCCGATGCCCTCCGCGCCGCGCGTGGGTACACCGGCGCCGCAACGTGCCGTGCCCACCGCGTCGCCCACTGACACAACGTCCGCCGCGCCCACCCTGCCCCCCATGCCGGGCTCGCTCCAGGACACGGAGGAGGATGGCTTGGCGCAGGTGGATGCATCGGGTCACCTGGTGGTGTCGGCGGACCTGCGGCGCCTGTTCGACTACTACCTTTCCGCGATGGGCGAGGAAGGGCTGCCCGTCATCCGCGAGCGCATCCTCGCCTCGCTGCGGGCCAAGAATCTGCCAGCCGCGGCGATGGAGGAAGCCGTGCGCGTGCTGGATGACTACCTGGCGTATCGCGACGCGGCGCGCACCTTCGCGGCGAACCAACGGGGCGCGGAGCTGGACGTGGGCGCGCGGCTCCAGTCCCTGCGCGAGCTGCGCCGCGAGCACCTGGGCCCCTGGGCGGAGGGACTCTTTGGTGACGAGGAACGGGTGGACGCGGTGTCAGTGGAGCGGATGAAGCTCCAGCAGGACACCACGCTGTCTCCCGAGGCGCGCGAGCGCCGCATCGCCGCGCTGGATGAACAACTCCCCGCGGAATACCGCGCCAGCCGCGACGAGGCGCTGCGCCCCCTGCGGCAGCAGGCGGTGGAGCGCGAGCTGGTGGAATCCGGTGCGTCGGCCGAGGACCTGCGCCAGCACCGGCTGGCCACCGTGGGCGCGGAGGCCACTGAGCGGCTGGAGGCCATGGACCGCGAGGAGGCCGAGTGGAAGCGGCGGCTGGCGGAGTTCCGTTCCCGCCGGGAGGCGCTGGGCCAGTCCGAGCCGAACCCCGCCGCGCGTCAGGCCGCCGTGCAGCGGCTGCTGTTCGACTCCTTCACCCCGGAGGAGCGCTTGCGGGTGGAGGCCCTGGACGCCATCGACGCGGCGGCCGGAGCCCCCTGA
- a CDS encoding serine/threonine-protein kinase — protein sequence MAGFQLNSRLGTDATGSLYAAEGHVGPCVVKVMSSSVTADAEARARFHREAETLRSLRHPGIVRVLAVGEERGHCWYALEPVIAPALEARLDRANALPFQEVEQLALRLLDALGAAHDTGLVHGDVRPQNILLAKDGAMLTNFGLSLVPPGAHGYQAPEQRQWGRAVPQSDLHALGRVLHEALTGGMPETQPLPQGVPRHLRRLLKSLLSEAIQDRPDSAISARRLLTQRAPLGPLAVGIAALLAMLMFLLLRAA from the coding sequence CTGGCGGGCTTCCAGCTGAACTCCCGCCTGGGCACCGACGCCACGGGCTCACTGTACGCAGCGGAAGGCCATGTGGGTCCATGCGTGGTGAAGGTGATGTCTTCCTCGGTGACAGCGGATGCGGAGGCGCGAGCACGCTTCCACCGGGAAGCGGAGACACTGCGAAGCCTCCGCCACCCAGGTATTGTCCGCGTCCTCGCGGTGGGCGAGGAGCGCGGCCACTGCTGGTACGCCCTGGAGCCCGTGATTGCGCCCGCCCTGGAGGCGAGACTGGACCGGGCGAACGCACTGCCCTTCCAAGAGGTGGAGCAACTGGCGCTGCGGCTGCTCGATGCGCTCGGCGCCGCGCACGACACAGGGCTTGTCCACGGGGACGTGCGGCCCCAGAACATCCTGCTCGCGAAGGACGGCGCGATGCTGACGAACTTCGGCCTGTCGCTCGTGCCTCCCGGTGCCCATGGCTACCAGGCCCCCGAGCAACGACAATGGGGCCGCGCCGTCCCGCAGTCGGACCTGCATGCGCTGGGGCGCGTCCTGCACGAGGCGCTCACGGGAGGCATGCCGGAGACGCAGCCACTCCCCCAGGGCGTGCCCCGGCACCTGCGCCGGTTGCTGAAAAGCCTGCTCTCGGAAGCCATCCAGGACCGCCCCGACAGCGCCATCTCCGCGCGGCGACTGCTGACCCAGCGTGCGCCGCTGGGCCCTTTGGCCGTGGGCATCGCAGCGCTGCTGGCGATGCTGATGTTCCTGCTGCTGCGTGCGGCGTGA